The sequence TTGGTTATCGCCGTCGACAACGGGATCATGGCGCCGATCAGGATGAGCACCGTCCACGACATCGACCTGTGCGCCTGCTCGACGCTGACGACGCGCAGGACCAGCATGGCCATCGCCGCCAGCAGCGCGGCGATCGCCGCCGGCACGATGCCCGTCGCGAGCAGGACCACCATCGCGACCAGCACGATGAGCGCGGGGGTCGCCTTCGGGCCGAGCGGGACCGCCTGGCGGCGTATGGCGTCGGGCGAGTCCACCAGCACGACGTTGGGGTCGTCCGTGTGCTCGTCGAGCGCGTCCCAGCGACCGTGCAGGAGGAGCGAGTCGCCGGCCTTGAGCGTCACCTCCCTCACCCCCAGGTCGGTGCCGTAACGCTGGACGGCCAGCACCACGAGCTGGCCGCTGTCCGTCACCATGCCGGGGAAGACCTCGTCGCCGATGTAGTCGGACCGCGGGCTGACGATGACCTCGGCCACGCCGAACTCCTTGTCGATGAGGCTGCTCTCCGGCGGCTCGTCCGCACCGCCCGTGAGCACCAGCCAGTTCTCCAAGGCGTACCGCCGTATCTCCTCGCGGGAACCCCTCACCAACAGCCGGGCGCCCTCGGCAACGGGACCGTCGGCGATGGGGACCCCGCTCTTGTCCCTCACGCTGATGACGTGCACGTTCGGGTAGCGGGAGTCCGCCAGCTTGCCGGGGGGCGAACCGATGAGCGGCGAGTCGGCGCCCACCGTGAGCCTCGCCAGCTCGTCCTCTGCGATGTACTGCTGCCTCAGGGTCCCGGGCAGCCCGCTGAGGTCGCGGGCGAAGGCGCGCGGGCTGCGCAGCGGGAGCAGGCGGCTGCCGAGCAGGAGGGTGACCAGCATCGTGCCGGCGAGCAGCGGCAGCCCGACGAGCGCGACCTCGAAGAAGCCGACCCGCCCCGCACCGGCCTCGTCGGACGCCGCGGACACCAGGAGCGTGACCGGCGACCCGGTGAGCACCAGCAGCGCGCCGGAGTGGGCCGCGAAGGCCGCCGGCATCAGCAGCCGCGACGGCGACCGCGAGAAGCGCACGGCGAGCACCACCACCAGCGGGTAGAGCGCGGCCACCGCCCCGTTGGGAGTGATGAGGGCGGAGAGCACAGCGACCGCCGCCATCGTCAGGAGGACGAGCCTCACGCGGCTGCCGCCCGCGTACCTGACGACGAGCTGCCCGACCCACGTCGTCACCCCGGCGGCGTCGAGCCCCTCCGCCACCACGAACAGGGCCGCTATGAGGATCACGGTCGGGCTGGAGAAGCCGGAGAGAGCCTCCTCCAGGGTCACGACGCCGGTCACCCACAGCGCGAGCATGACGCCGAGCGCCACGATCCCCACCGGCAGCCGGTTCCAGACGAACGCGACTACGGCGACGCCGAGGACGATGAGGATGATCGCCTGCTCGCTCACGTGCGCGCCTCCCGAGGCCCACCCGCGCCCGCGTCGCGCTCGCGCAGAGCGGTTCGCGCGGCTAGAGGTCGACCGGGTAGCCAGGACCCCATGGGATGCCGATCAGGAACCAGACCACGAACAGCAGGATCCACACGAGGCCCATGACTAGCGCGTACGGGATCATCAGCGAGATGACGGAGCCGATGCCGGCGTCCCTGCGGTAGCGCTGCGCGACGGTGACGATGAACGGGAAGTAGACCATCAGCGGCGTGAGCGTGTTCACCGGGGTGTCGCCGATGCGGTAGGCGGCGAGCAGGGTCTGAGGGGCCACGTCGAGGCCCACGAAGATGGGGATGAATATCGGCGCGAAGATCGCCCACTTCGGCACCACGCCGGGGATGATGAAGTCGAGCAGGAAGATGACGACGATGAACCCGACGAGCAGCGGGATCGCGGAGATCTGGGCGCGCTCGAGCAGGTTCGCGAGCGCGATGGCGATGACCGGCGGCAGGCCCGTGTAGTTGAAGTAGGCGATGAACTGGGCGATCATCAGGAACATCAGCACCAGGCCGCCCAGCCCGTTGAAGGTCTTGGTGATCGAGGCGATGACGTCGTCCGCGCTCCTCACCGTCCCGGCGCCGACGCCGTAGCAGACGCCCGCCACGAGGAAGAACAGGGCGATGATGAAGAGCAGGCTGTCCATGAACGGCGTGTCGCCGATGATCGCGCCGGTCGCGGGGTCGCGCAGGGGCGCGTTCGGCAGCACCGTCGCCAGCACCACCACGGCCAGCACGGCGAAGAAGCCTATGGACGCGAAGCGCAGCCCCCGCGCCTCCGCCGCTGTGTCCTCCTCCGTCCGGGTCTCGGTGGCCTGCTGACCGGACGCGGCGTCAGCCGGGTCCCACTCGCCGAGGCGCGGCTCCACCAGCCGCTCGGTCACGACCGTGGCGACCACCACGAGCACCAGCAGGGAGACGACCGAGAAGAAGTAGTTGTTGACGACGGTGAGGGGACCCAAGCCCGTGAGCGCGATGGCCTCGTTGGCGATCTCGGTGATCATCGCGTCGATGGGCTGAGGGATGACGTTCACCGCGAAGGTGGCCGCTACGCCGGCGAAACCGGCCGCCAGGCCGGCCAGCGGGTGCCTGCCCAGCGTGTGGAACGCGACCGCGGCGAGCGGTATCAGGATCAGGTAGCCGGCGTCGGTGGCGACGCTGGACAGCGCGCCAACCAGGACGATCAGGAAGGTGATGAGCCGTCGCGGCGCCGCGGCGACGAGCTTCCTGATGAGCGCGTTCATCAGGCCCGCGCCCTCGGCGGCGCCGGCCCCCATCATCGCGATGAAGGTGACGGCGATGACGCCGAAGCCGGCGAAGTTCGCGACGAACGACGTGAAGACGAACCTTATGCCCTCGACGTCGAGCAGGCCCCGGACCGAGATCGTGACCTCGTGGACGTCGAACGCGGCGTCGTCCAAGTAGTCCTCGGCGTCGACGATCGGCCCGACCGTGTCCTCGTAGTAGTTCGGCTGCGCCTCGAACGTCACCGGCTCGGCGATCGCCTCGGTGACGCCGACGCCCAGCCAGTCCAGGACCTGAGAGAGGACGGCGACGAACACGATCAGGTAGAGGAACATGAGGACGGCGTTCGGGACCCTGTTGCCGACCCGCTCCACGCCGGCGAGCAGCCGCTCCGTGAACGACCGCGGTGCCTCCGTAACGCTCATCACGGACCTCCTCGTCGAGCGGTCACGCTCGCCGCATGTTCCGGCGGCCTAGCTACGGCCCCACGGCTCTGCCAGCGAGGCGTGCATCTCGCTGGCACGCCTCATGTCCTGCACGCTGATCCGGTCGAGAGGCCCGTGTATGTCCTGCGTTCCGGTGAAGCGGTTCGGCGTGGGCACGCGCGGCTCGGTGGCCGCGACCGCCTCGCCGACCGACGTCAGGAGCCGTCCGTGGGCGGCCGGCTGCACGATGTCGCTCCTGTCCCAGGCGTGATGGAGATCGGCTCGACCCCCGCGGCGCCGCAGGCGGGAGGGGTGCCGATGCGGGCGCACCGCACCGACAACTCCTCGAGCTCCCAGTAGAACGCGCTCGCCACCTGGACACCTCCGCTCGATGCGTCGCCTCGACGGCCAGTTCACGTTCATCGAGTGCGTAGGTCCACGAAGGGGAAACGCGAGGAGCTACCCTGGTTCGGCCGCCAGGCCCCAGGCTACTCGCCGAGGGGGCGCGCTCCGTCTCTACGGCGACACCTGCAGGGGCCGATCTCTTGAAGGGCTACGGTCCAGCGGTGCTGACCTACCCCACCGAACACGTCGCCCACGGCCGCAGTGCTCGGCCGGAGCCGAGCGCGAACCCGCCCACGTGGCGCGAACCCGCTCACGTCACGCGAACCCGCCCACGCCGCGCGAACGCGCCCACCTCGCGCCAACCCGCCCAAGCCGCGCGAACCCCCACACCTCGCGCCGACCCGCCCACGCCGAGGAGGACCGCCGGCGCGGAACGGG comes from Trueperaceae bacterium and encodes:
- a CDS encoding SLC13 family permease, which codes for MSEQAIILIVLGVAVVAFVWNRLPVGIVALGVMLALWVTGVVTLEEALSGFSSPTVILIAALFVVAEGLDAAGVTTWVGQLVVRYAGGSRVRLVLLTMAAVAVLSALITPNGAVAALYPLVVVLAVRFSRSPSRLLMPAAFAAHSGALLVLTGSPVTLLVSAASDEAGAGRVGFFEVALVGLPLLAGTMLVTLLLGSRLLPLRSPRAFARDLSGLPGTLRQQYIAEDELARLTVGADSPLIGSPPGKLADSRYPNVHVISVRDKSGVPIADGPVAEGARLLVRGSREEIRRYALENWLVLTGGADEPPESSLIDKEFGVAEVIVSPRSDYIGDEVFPGMVTDSGQLVVLAVQRYGTDLGVREVTLKAGDSLLLHGRWDALDEHTDDPNVVLVDSPDAIRRQAVPLGPKATPALIVLVAMVVLLATGIVPAAIAALLAAMAMLVLRVVSVEQAHRSMSWTVLILIGAMIPLSTAITNSGTAEALATGLLGAIGEGGPVLIMTGLFLVTAVLGQLISNTATALVLIPIAASIAAEGGYSATTVLMSLNVAAHAALLTPIATPANLMVMGPAGYEFGDYWKFGLPVMAVYYVVAVFLVPVLWPL
- a CDS encoding AbgT family transporter, which produces MSVTEAPRSFTERLLAGVERVGNRVPNAVLMFLYLIVFVAVLSQVLDWLGVGVTEAIAEPVTFEAQPNYYEDTVGPIVDAEDYLDDAAFDVHEVTISVRGLLDVEGIRFVFTSFVANFAGFGVIAVTFIAMMGAGAAEGAGLMNALIRKLVAAAPRRLITFLIVLVGALSSVATDAGYLILIPLAAVAFHTLGRHPLAGLAAGFAGVAATFAVNVIPQPIDAMITEIANEAIALTGLGPLTVVNNYFFSVVSLLVLVVVATVVTERLVEPRLGEWDPADAASGQQATETRTEEDTAAEARGLRFASIGFFAVLAVVVLATVLPNAPLRDPATGAIIGDTPFMDSLLFIIALFFLVAGVCYGVGAGTVRSADDVIASITKTFNGLGGLVLMFLMIAQFIAYFNYTGLPPVIAIALANLLERAQISAIPLLVGFIVVIFLLDFIIPGVVPKWAIFAPIFIPIFVGLDVAPQTLLAAYRIGDTPVNTLTPLMVYFPFIVTVAQRYRRDAGIGSVISLMIPYALVMGLVWILLFVVWFLIGIPWGPGYPVDL